From a single Arthrobacter sp. SLBN-112 genomic region:
- a CDS encoding LacI family DNA-binding transcriptional regulator has protein sequence MRITKDSRQPVIADVARLAGVSVPTVSRVLTGNIPVSEERRQRVLAAIEELNYRPSSLARALKSGERSMIAIFAASTSTYGYANTLAGIEEVAQGAGYSVVISAVKSSEDQDVKAALEIALQQQLAGIIVLDFDPSGAEVLKQLPKSIPTVAASGFSAGQPGFPYAFIDEYAAGREATQHLLDLGHSTVHHLGLYPLTQFSGRYQGWLDALSDAGIKPPPVLEASRAPRSGYEQGLRIAADPGITAVFCSNDGLALAALRALTEKGVAVPDQVSIIGWDNQPFSEFTWPALSTVAPDFKDLGVRAFRLLQQQLSGAEEIADSTVRPQLLERESTAAPGRRPVGSPSQ, from the coding sequence ATGAGAATTACGAAAGATTCCCGCCAACCGGTGATCGCCGACGTGGCCCGCCTCGCGGGTGTCTCCGTGCCAACAGTCTCGCGCGTTTTAACCGGAAACATCCCGGTCAGCGAGGAGCGTCGGCAAAGAGTGCTGGCTGCAATCGAAGAGCTGAATTACCGACCGAGCTCACTAGCCAGAGCGCTGAAAAGCGGCGAACGATCGATGATCGCGATCTTTGCGGCCAGCACCTCCACCTATGGCTACGCCAACACTCTGGCCGGCATCGAGGAGGTGGCGCAGGGAGCAGGCTACTCCGTGGTGATATCGGCTGTGAAATCTTCGGAAGACCAAGATGTGAAAGCCGCGCTCGAAATAGCCCTGCAACAGCAGCTTGCGGGGATCATCGTCCTCGACTTCGATCCATCAGGCGCAGAAGTGCTCAAGCAACTGCCGAAGAGCATACCCACTGTCGCCGCATCCGGGTTCTCAGCTGGCCAGCCCGGCTTTCCCTACGCGTTCATTGATGAGTACGCAGCCGGACGCGAGGCCACGCAACACCTGCTCGACCTGGGACACTCAACCGTCCATCACCTGGGCCTTTATCCTCTGACCCAGTTCTCGGGGCGATACCAAGGATGGCTCGATGCGCTCTCTGATGCCGGCATTAAGCCGCCCCCTGTACTTGAAGCCTCTCGCGCTCCGAGATCGGGCTACGAACAAGGACTTCGGATCGCCGCCGATCCAGGAATAACAGCAGTCTTTTGCTCAAATGACGGACTCGCTCTCGCAGCCCTCCGCGCACTCACCGAGAAGGGAGTGGCGGTTCCGGACCAAGTATCCATAATCGGCTGGGACAACCAGCCCTTCAGCGAGTTCACATGGCCCGCCCTGAGCACAGTCGCCCCCGACTTCAAGGACCTCGGTGTTAGAGCCTTCCGTTTGCTCCAACAGCAGCTGTCCGGAGCGGAGGAAATTGCTGACTCAACCGTCCGACCCCAGCTTTTGGAAAGAGAGTCCACCGCCGCACCAGGTCGGCGGCCAGTAGGCTCCCCCTCCCAGTGA
- a CDS encoding DUF624 domain-containing protein, whose product MAALETVGDTLLLQVLFLLVSLPLFTIVPAAVALQRALRKTVIEERPGVARSFFGEFSWAWSRVGYLGLAVPVAMAAAVFSILFWLATPGAAGVLALCIIIPICGIGGAAYVALLAVSMVAEDDVTGPELVRSVRGLMLAKSLPLAGCVVVLSTWLLLAFRLPTLIPLGSGLVPAFLAWLLVRQQMGARNSASG is encoded by the coding sequence ATGGCTGCTTTGGAAACTGTCGGAGACACCCTCCTGCTGCAGGTCCTGTTCCTGCTCGTCAGCCTTCCGCTGTTTACTATTGTTCCTGCGGCCGTCGCTTTACAGCGCGCGTTGCGCAAAACGGTCATCGAAGAGCGTCCCGGGGTGGCCCGATCTTTCTTCGGGGAGTTCTCCTGGGCCTGGTCCCGTGTTGGCTATCTGGGCTTGGCCGTGCCGGTGGCCATGGCTGCAGCTGTCTTTTCCATCCTGTTCTGGCTCGCAACACCAGGGGCTGCGGGCGTGCTGGCACTGTGCATAATCATCCCGATCTGTGGCATAGGGGGCGCGGCTTACGTGGCACTGTTGGCCGTGTCCATGGTTGCCGAGGATGACGTCACCGGCCCGGAGCTTGTGAGATCGGTTCGGGGTCTAATGCTGGCTAAGTCCCTACCCCTTGCCGGCTGCGTGGTTGTCTTGAGCACCTGGCTGCTTCTGGCCTTCCGCCTGCCGACCTTGATTCCGCTAGGTAGCGGATTAGTCCCTGCCTTTCTCGCCTGGCTGCTCGTCCGCCAACAAATGGGCGCCCGCAACAGCGCTTCGGGATAA